The Halogeometricum rufum genome has a segment encoding these proteins:
- the carB gene encoding carbamoyl-phosphate synthase large subunit: MTDEDTSTGSPTGSENRTILLIGSGPIQIGQAAEFDYSGAQACRALQEEGARVVLVNSNPATIMTDPEMADKVYIEPITPEAISEVIRKEEPDGVIAGLGGQTGLNVTAELAEQGILEEFDVDIMGTPLDTIYATEDRDLFRKRMENIGQPVPASTTISLEEDEKVANVTEADLEERVEAAVDAVGGLPVIARTTYTLGGSGSGVVHEMDELVERVRKGLRLSRNSEVLITESISGWVELEYEVMRDADDSCIIICNMENIDPMGIHTGESMVVTPSQVIPDEGHQEMRDAALEVIRELGIQGGCNIQFAWHDDGTPGGEYRVVEVNPRVSRSSALASKATGYPIARVTAKVALGKRLHEIENEITGETTAAFEPAIDYVVTKIPRWPKDKFDEVDFELSTAMKSTGEAMSIGRTFEESLLKALRSTEYDPAADWAEVSDDELEADYLETPTPDRPYAIFEAFERGYSVDDVVEMTEMKEWYVERFKRVTDSVAAAQEGDFTAAATAGHTNTEIAAATGSDVGTVETQVPGRTYKQVDTCAGEFAAQTPYYYSSRKPEFFSGPYEGDAAAGELRVDRDVESVVVVGGGPIRIGQGVEFDYCSVHAVRALREMGIDAHVVNNNPETVSTDYDTSDGLFFEPITAEEVADVVEAVDADGVMVQFGGQTSVNIGHPLESEIQRRGLDCEVLGTTVDAMDLAEDRDRFNLLMDELGILQPEGGSARSEEEALELARDIGYPVLVRPSYVLGGRAMDVVHSDEELKTYIEEAVRVSPDKPILVDEFLDDAVELDVDAVSDGRRALIGGVMEHVESAGVHSGDSACMIPPRALDEETMARVREVTEDIATALDTVGLLNVQLAVKDGEVYVLEANPRSSRTVPFVSKATGVPIAKLAAKVMAGETLESLDVTEQIPEHTSVKEVVLPFDRLPGSDPRLGPEMKSTGEVMGTARSFGRAYDKAQDATGKPIPAGGTAIVDLSAEEFPDADTEAGAALRDGVAEHFDIASFEDTEERDAAVREGRIDLVVSRNRDLLELCVEEEITYFSTHASASAALEAVGSKEESLDVLAISERPKRTADWGAE; encoded by the coding sequence ATGACCGACGAGGACACCTCGACTGGCTCTCCGACCGGGAGCGAGAACAGGACAATTCTACTCATCGGAAGCGGGCCGATACAGATCGGACAGGCGGCCGAGTTCGACTACTCCGGCGCGCAGGCGTGTCGAGCGCTCCAGGAGGAGGGGGCACGAGTCGTCCTCGTCAACTCGAACCCGGCGACCATCATGACCGACCCCGAGATGGCCGACAAGGTCTACATCGAACCCATCACGCCCGAGGCCATCTCCGAGGTGATTCGGAAGGAGGAGCCCGACGGCGTCATCGCCGGACTCGGGGGGCAGACGGGACTGAACGTCACGGCCGAACTCGCAGAGCAGGGCATCTTAGAGGAGTTCGACGTGGACATCATGGGGACGCCGCTGGACACAATCTACGCGACGGAGGACCGCGACCTGTTCCGCAAGCGGATGGAGAACATCGGCCAACCGGTGCCGGCGTCGACCACCATCTCGCTGGAGGAGGACGAGAAGGTGGCCAACGTCACGGAAGCGGACCTCGAAGAACGCGTCGAGGCGGCCGTCGACGCGGTGGGCGGCCTCCCCGTCATCGCCCGGACGACGTACACGCTCGGCGGGTCGGGGTCGGGCGTCGTCCACGAGATGGACGAACTCGTCGAACGCGTCCGCAAGGGCCTCCGCCTCTCGCGCAACAGCGAGGTGCTCATCACCGAGTCCATCTCGGGGTGGGTCGAACTGGAGTACGAGGTGATGCGCGACGCCGACGACTCCTGCATCATCATCTGCAACATGGAGAACATCGACCCGATGGGTATCCACACCGGCGAGTCGATGGTCGTCACGCCGTCGCAGGTGATTCCGGACGAGGGGCACCAGGAGATGCGCGACGCGGCGTTGGAAGTCATCCGCGAACTCGGCATCCAGGGCGGCTGTAACATCCAGTTCGCGTGGCACGACGACGGCACCCCCGGCGGCGAGTACCGCGTCGTCGAGGTGAACCCCCGCGTCTCCCGTTCGTCCGCCCTCGCGTCGAAGGCGACGGGGTACCCCATCGCCCGCGTGACGGCGAAGGTGGCCCTCGGCAAGCGCCTCCACGAGATAGAGAACGAGATTACCGGCGAGACCACCGCCGCCTTCGAGCCCGCAATCGACTACGTGGTGACGAAGATTCCGCGGTGGCCCAAAGACAAGTTCGACGAGGTGGACTTCGAGCTCTCGACGGCGATGAAGTCCACCGGCGAGGCGATGTCCATCGGCCGGACGTTCGAGGAGTCGCTCCTGAAGGCGCTTCGTTCGACCGAGTACGACCCTGCCGCCGACTGGGCGGAGGTGTCCGACGACGAACTCGAAGCCGACTATCTGGAGACGCCGACGCCCGACCGCCCGTACGCCATCTTCGAGGCGTTCGAGCGCGGTTACTCGGTCGACGACGTGGTCGAGATGACCGAGATGAAGGAGTGGTACGTCGAGCGGTTCAAGCGCGTCACCGACTCCGTCGCCGCCGCGCAGGAGGGCGACTTCACCGCCGCCGCCACCGCGGGGCACACGAACACCGAGATAGCCGCCGCGACGGGCAGCGACGTGGGAACCGTCGAGACGCAGGTACCCGGCCGCACGTACAAACAGGTCGACACCTGCGCCGGCGAGTTCGCCGCGCAGACGCCGTACTACTACTCCTCGCGCAAGCCGGAGTTCTTCTCCGGCCCCTACGAGGGCGACGCCGCCGCCGGCGAACTCCGCGTCGACCGCGACGTGGAGAGCGTCGTCGTGGTCGGCGGCGGTCCCATCCGCATCGGCCAAGGCGTCGAGTTCGACTACTGCTCGGTCCACGCCGTCCGCGCCCTGCGCGAGATGGGCATCGACGCGCACGTGGTCAACAACAACCCCGAGACCGTCTCCACGGACTACGACACCTCCGACGGCCTGTTCTTCGAGCCCATCACGGCCGAAGAGGTCGCGGACGTGGTCGAGGCCGTCGACGCCGACGGCGTGATGGTCCAGTTCGGCGGGCAGACGTCGGTCAACATCGGCCACCCCCTCGAATCGGAGATTCAGCGCCGCGGCCTCGACTGCGAGGTTCTCGGGACGACCGTCGACGCGATGGACCTCGCGGAGGACCGCGACCGGTTCAACCTCCTGATGGACGAACTCGGCATCCTGCAACCCGAAGGCGGGTCCGCCCGGAGCGAGGAGGAAGCGCTCGAACTCGCCCGCGACATCGGCTACCCGGTGCTGGTCCGCCCGTCGTACGTCCTCGGCGGCCGCGCGATGGACGTGGTCCACTCCGACGAGGAACTGAAGACGTACATCGAGGAGGCCGTCCGCGTCTCGCCGGACAAACCCATCCTCGTGGACGAGTTCCTCGACGACGCCGTCGAACTCGACGTGGACGCCGTCAGCGACGGCCGCCGCGCCCTCATCGGCGGCGTGATGGAACACGTCGAGAGCGCCGGCGTCCACTCCGGCGACTCCGCCTGCATGATTCCGCCGCGCGCCCTCGACGAGGAGACGATGGCCCGCGTCCGCGAGGTGACCGAGGACATCGCCACCGCCCTCGACACGGTGGGTCTCCTGAACGTCCAGTTGGCGGTCAAAGACGGCGAGGTGTACGTGCTGGAGGCGAACCCGCGCTCCTCGCGCACCGTCCCGTTCGTCTCGAAGGCGACGGGCGTCCCCATCGCCAAACTCGCCGCGAAGGTGATGGCGGGCGAGACGCTCGAATCGCTGGACGTAACCGAGCAGATTCCCGAGCACACCTCGGTGAAAGAGGTGGTCCTCCCGTTCGACCGCCTGCCGGGTTCGGACCCGCGCCTCGGCCCGGAGATGAAGTCGACGGGCGAGGTGATGGGCACCGCGCGGTCGTTCGGCAGGGCCTACGACAAGGCGCAGGACGCCACGGGCAAGCCGATTCCCGCGGGCGGCACGGCCATCGTCGACCTCTCCGCAGAGGAGTTCCCCGACGCCGACACCGAGGCGGGCGCCGCCCTCCGCGACGGCGTCGCCGAGCACTTCGACATCGCGTCCTTCGAGGACACCGAGGAACGCGACGCCGCCGTCCGCGAGGGGCGGATCGACCTCGTGGTGTCGCGCAACCGTGACCTCCTCGAACTGTGCGTCGAAGAGGAGATAACGTACTTCTCCACGCACGCCTCCGCCTCGGCCGCCCTCGAAGCGGTCGGCTCGAAGGAGGAGTCGCTGGACGTGCTGGCCATCTCCGAACGTCCCAAGCGGACGGCCGACTGGGGCGCGGAGTAG
- a CDS encoding GNAT family N-acetyltransferase → MQLRTLPEDHRDAWRAMVNYAFRPAQGPDWEDRDRPWPDLFTAFGLYDVPPDGEADAEDLRTVCGSYDFTAKIRGDWHRAGGVSAVASPPERRRQGTVGRMLDALLERYREAGTAFSVLWPFEYAFYRRLGWATCNDYAEATIPPEQLAAVAPDPAGSFRQLDAETDLTAIRTVHEAWATESLAVRRTDGWWRERAFRGWEKDPYVYGWFDDGGTLRGYLVYTFDDDGDDGRDMRVWECASADDAARAHLLRFCRDHDSQVETVTFTSLPAWARPIDELADPRAATLEVKPGPMVRLVDVADALSALSYDARESVVLAVSDDRCAWNDDTFELRVDAAGAHVTRVEATPDAELDVGALSQLAVGARTPAELERVGDLTVADSPVRETLAALFPRERTFLREGF, encoded by the coding sequence ATGCAGCTCCGAACGCTCCCCGAGGACCACCGCGACGCCTGGCGCGCGATGGTGAACTACGCCTTCCGACCGGCGCAGGGGCCGGACTGGGAGGACCGAGACCGACCGTGGCCCGACCTGTTCACCGCGTTCGGCCTCTACGACGTTCCGCCGGACGGAGAGGCGGACGCGGAGGACCTCCGGACCGTCTGCGGGAGCTACGACTTCACCGCGAAGATTCGCGGCGACTGGCACCGCGCGGGCGGCGTCTCGGCCGTCGCCTCGCCGCCCGAACGCCGTCGGCAGGGGACCGTCGGCCGGATGCTCGACGCCCTCCTCGAACGCTACCGCGAGGCGGGGACGGCGTTCTCGGTGCTCTGGCCGTTCGAGTACGCGTTCTACCGTCGGCTCGGCTGGGCCACCTGCAACGACTACGCGGAGGCGACGATACCGCCCGAGCAACTCGCCGCCGTCGCCCCCGACCCGGCGGGGTCGTTCCGACAGTTGGACGCAGAGACCGACCTGACGGCCATCCGAACGGTCCACGAGGCGTGGGCGACCGAGTCGCTGGCGGTTCGCCGAACAGACGGCTGGTGGCGCGAGCGCGCGTTCCGCGGGTGGGAGAAAGACCCCTACGTCTACGGCTGGTTCGACGACGGAGGGACGCTCCGCGGCTACCTCGTCTACACGTTCGACGACGACGGCGACGACGGCCGCGACATGCGCGTCTGGGAGTGCGCGTCCGCCGACGACGCGGCGCGCGCGCACCTGCTCCGGTTCTGCCGTGACCACGACTCGCAGGTGGAGACGGTGACGTTCACGTCGCTGCCGGCGTGGGCCCGACCCATCGACGAGTTGGCCGACCCGCGCGCGGCGACGCTCGAAGTGAAGCCGGGGCCGATGGTTCGCCTCGTGGACGTGGCGGACGCGCTCTCGGCGCTGTCGTACGACGCACGCGAGTCCGTCGTCCTCGCCGTCTCGGACGACCGGTGCGCGTGGAACGACGACACGTTCGAACTCCGCGTGGACGCCGCGGGCGCGCACGTGACCCGCGTCGAGGCGACGCCGGACGCGGAACTCGACGTCGGCGCGCTCTCGCAGTTGGCCGTCGGGGCGCGCACGCCCGCCGAACTCGAACGCGTCGGGGACCTGACGGTCGCCGATTCCCCGGTCCGGGAGACGCTCGCGGCGTTGTTCCCGCGCGAACGGACGTTCCTCCGGGAAGGGTTCTGA
- a CDS encoding sodium:calcium antiporter — translation MASAFTLTLLLGGAILGAGLAFRGGELLVEAADSLGAYYGLPPVVQGAVVAAVGSSFPELASTVIASVRYGAFEIGVGAVVGSAVFNILVIPAVSALAGGGSLASNRDLVFKEAQFYLLSVAVVFLAFTLAVVYDPRGGDSLTGTITPGVAVFPVLLYGLYIFIQYHDTMDNRLASPFGVDPDAVNVEREWARLMLSLVVIVASAELLVRAAVGFGDAFGTSAFLWGLTVVAAGTSLPDTFVSVVAARRGNADVSLANVLGSNIFALLVVLPVGVLAAGQAVVSLRTVVPMMGFLVAASVVFFAVLRTEMRLTRREAYLLVAVYIGFLAWLVAESLGITSYVG, via the coding sequence GTGGCGAGCGCGTTCACGCTGACGTTGCTCTTAGGCGGTGCCATCCTCGGCGCGGGACTCGCCTTCCGCGGCGGCGAGTTGCTGGTGGAAGCGGCGGACAGCCTCGGCGCGTACTACGGCCTCCCACCGGTGGTGCAGGGCGCCGTCGTCGCCGCCGTGGGGTCGAGTTTTCCCGAACTGGCGAGCACGGTCATCGCTTCCGTGCGGTACGGCGCGTTCGAAATCGGCGTCGGTGCCGTCGTCGGGTCGGCCGTGTTCAACATCCTCGTCATCCCCGCCGTCTCCGCACTCGCCGGGGGCGGGTCGCTGGCGTCGAACCGCGACCTCGTGTTCAAGGAGGCGCAGTTCTACCTGCTGTCCGTCGCCGTCGTCTTCCTCGCGTTCACGCTCGCCGTCGTCTACGACCCGCGCGGGGGCGACTCCCTCACGGGGACCATCACGCCGGGCGTCGCCGTCTTCCCGGTGTTGCTGTACGGGCTCTACATCTTCATCCAGTACCACGACACGATGGACAACCGCCTCGCCTCGCCGTTCGGCGTGGACCCCGACGCGGTGAACGTCGAACGCGAGTGGGCCCGACTGATGCTCTCGCTCGTGGTCATCGTCGCCTCGGCGGAGTTGCTCGTCCGCGCCGCGGTGGGCTTCGGCGACGCCTTCGGCACCTCGGCGTTCCTCTGGGGTCTCACCGTCGTCGCCGCCGGGACGAGCCTCCCCGACACGTTCGTCAGCGTCGTCGCCGCGCGGCGGGGCAACGCCGACGTGAGCCTCGCGAACGTCCTCGGGAGCAACATCTTCGCGCTCCTCGTCGTCCTCCCGGTGGGCGTCCTCGCGGCGGGGCAGGCCGTCGTCTCGCTCCGCACCGTCGTCCCGATGATGGGCTTTCTCGTCGCCGCCTCCGTCGTCTTCTTCGCCGTCCTCCGCACGGAGATGCGCCTCACCCGCCGGGAGGCGTACCTGCTCGTCGCCGTCTACATCGGGTTCCTCGCGTGGTTGGTCGCCGAGAGCCTCGGCATCACGTCGTACGTCGGCTGA
- a CDS encoding DUF5815 family protein, translated as MAQPRVPGDRGEELDLPCGETKRVRSLDLGLREFDCPCGDTHAVVMDVHPPDRFLPEFLVDVLREAIETTSEDMPEFGTPHLMGIVLEEFPRAVVSADVSDDGDVGAGIVWVTDFDSRRLHEIIVELVVELMEHAVSHAEDDSAVSDFETKMLDFDVSEFVEQYRAERDLSEDDVYA; from the coding sequence ATGGCACAACCGCGCGTCCCGGGCGACCGTGGCGAGGAACTCGACCTCCCGTGCGGGGAGACGAAGCGCGTTCGGAGCCTCGACCTCGGTCTCCGCGAGTTCGACTGTCCGTGCGGCGACACGCACGCGGTGGTGATGGACGTGCACCCGCCGGACCGCTTCCTGCCGGAGTTCCTCGTCGACGTCCTCCGCGAGGCCATCGAGACGACGAGCGAGGACATGCCGGAGTTCGGCACCCCGCACCTGATGGGTATCGTCCTCGAGGAGTTCCCCCGAGCGGTCGTCTCGGCGGACGTGAGCGACGACGGCGACGTCGGCGCGGGCATCGTCTGGGTGACCGACTTCGACTCCCGCCGCCTCCACGAGATAATCGTCGAACTCGTCGTCGAACTGATGGAACACGCCGTCTCCCACGCCGAGGACGACTCGGCCGTCTCCGACTTCGAGACGAAGATGCTCGACTTCGACGTGAGCGAGTTCGTCGAACAGTACCGAGCGGAGCGCGACCTCTCCGAAGACGACGTGTACGCGTAG
- a CDS encoding FxsA family protein, with the protein MQTRWVIAALLAIPLLDTLLLVPLASTIGFVPTVLLVVLTGLVGMLLVRAEGRHTLSKLQRKVATGGIPTNELLDGGLLIAAGAFLLTPGVVTDLIGFLLAIPVTRFPIRETTKRFVVKPYLEKQTGGFASGNVWVGGFPDDDVVNLDPENYGRPDDDNS; encoded by the coding sequence ATGCAGACGCGCTGGGTCATCGCGGCACTCCTCGCGATTCCCCTCTTGGATACGCTCCTGCTGGTCCCGCTGGCCAGCACCATCGGGTTCGTTCCCACGGTCCTGTTGGTCGTTCTGACGGGGCTCGTCGGTATGCTCCTCGTCCGCGCCGAGGGCCGACACACGCTCTCGAAACTCCAGCGGAAAGTCGCGACGGGCGGCATCCCGACGAACGAACTGCTGGACGGCGGCCTGCTCATCGCCGCGGGCGCGTTCCTCCTCACGCCGGGCGTCGTGACCGACCTCATCGGGTTCCTCCTCGCCATCCCGGTGACGCGCTTCCCCATCCGCGAGACGACGAAGCGCTTCGTCGTCAAACCGTATCTGGAGAAGCAGACCGGCGGTTTCGCCTCGGGCAACGTCTGGGTCGGCGGCTTCCCGGACGACGACGTCGTGAACCTCGACCCCGAGAACTACGGTCGGCCGGACGACGACAACTCCTGA
- the yciH gene encoding stress response translation initiation inhibitor YciH, translating to MANKDDLSSIAGLPEELGIDRDLEQSHQQLSVHVDTRRYGKAVTVVSGFDLSAPELRDVASRLKRKLACGGTVDEGEIELQGDHSGRVGGLLREMGYELRD from the coding sequence GTGGCAAACAAGGACGACCTGTCATCCATCGCCGGACTCCCCGAGGAACTCGGCATCGACCGTGACCTCGAACAGTCCCACCAGCAACTCTCCGTCCACGTCGACACGCGACGCTACGGCAAGGCCGTCACCGTCGTCTCCGGATTCGACCTCTCGGCGCCGGAACTGCGGGACGTCGCCTCCCGACTGAAGCGCAAACTCGCCTGCGGCGGCACCGTCGACGAGGGCGAAATCGAACTGCAGGGCGACCACTCGGGGCGCGTCGGCGGCCTCCTCCGCGAGATGGGGTACGAACTGCGAGACTGA
- a CDS encoding phosphoribosyltransferase family protein — MNYRSVSELNRDTRQLARELPDRIDLVVGIPRSGLLAANLLCLSLDVPMTDVEGLCEGRILQTGHRYDGAVSFDDVETVLVVDDSVDTGRQMRETKGRLAEMEFPFDLEYGAIYISSQGHREVDHWVDVISKPRVFEWNMMHHPMLKQFCVDIDGVLCRDPTREENDDGPRYREFLTTVEPRVVPTEKIGWLVTCRLEQYRDETEAWLDRHGIEYENLVMMDLPSKEARKRRGNHAEYKAKVYRRTDADLFIESSRQQATKICDLTRKPVHCYEENEMLNPGHLDRAFQKSSSYLSRFSENPLGFSLKASKYVLNEGYYTLSRLTERRGGK, encoded by the coding sequence GTGAACTACAGAAGTGTCTCCGAGTTAAACAGAGATACTCGCCAACTGGCCCGGGAACTCCCGGACCGCATCGACCTGGTCGTTGGCATCCCGAGAAGCGGCCTGCTGGCCGCCAACCTCCTCTGTTTGAGCCTCGACGTGCCGATGACGGACGTGGAAGGATTGTGTGAGGGACGCATCCTGCAGACGGGGCACCGCTACGACGGCGCGGTCTCGTTCGACGACGTGGAGACGGTGCTGGTCGTCGACGACTCCGTGGACACCGGCCGGCAGATGCGGGAGACGAAGGGCCGACTCGCGGAGATGGAGTTTCCGTTCGACCTCGAGTACGGCGCGATATACATCTCCTCGCAGGGCCACCGGGAAGTCGACCACTGGGTGGACGTCATCAGTAAACCGCGCGTGTTCGAGTGGAACATGATGCACCACCCGATGCTGAAGCAGTTCTGCGTGGACATCGACGGCGTCCTCTGTCGCGACCCGACGCGCGAGGAGAACGACGACGGCCCCCGCTATCGGGAGTTCCTCACGACGGTCGAACCCCGCGTCGTCCCCACGGAGAAAATCGGGTGGCTGGTGACGTGTCGACTGGAACAGTACCGCGACGAGACGGAGGCGTGGCTGGACCGACACGGCATCGAGTACGAGAACCTGGTGATGATGGACCTGCCGTCGAAGGAGGCCCGGAAGCGACGCGGCAACCACGCCGAGTACAAGGCGAAGGTGTACCGCCGGACCGACGCGGACCTGTTCATCGAGAGTTCGCGACAGCAAGCCACGAAGATATGCGACCTGACGAGAAAGCCCGTCCACTGCTACGAGGAGAACGAGATGCTCAATCCGGGGCACCTCGACCGCGCGTTCCAGAAGAGTTCGAGCTACCTGTCGCGGTTCAGCGAGAACCCGCTCGGTTTCTCGCTGAAGGCGAGCAAGTACGTCCTCAACGAGGGCTACTACACGCTGAGTCGGTTGACGGAGCGTCGGGGCGGGAAGTGA